The nucleotide window TTCGTTCAAATGCTATAGTAAAATAAATCTATCAAAATATTATAACAGGAAGTTCAGAGGTGTTTATTTGAATCAATTTGAGTATACTTTCGAAACCGAACGATTAATCGTAAGACCATTAAAGAAAGAGGACTACATAAACTGGTTGAATGAATTTAATAATCGACTCCCGTCCCAGAGTCCCCATGACGATGGAAAAATCGATATGAGTGAATGTACAATCGATTGGTTCCACCAATTGGTAGACAAGCATCAGCAATTAGCGATGGATGATATTGCCCACGTATTTGGTGTTTTTAGAAAAAAAGACGGTGTTCATGTAGGAATGGTGGATTTCTCTACTTTAGCCCGCATGCAATTTGACTGGGCGAGAATCGGCTATACGATCCATAACCAGTACTGGCAAAACGGCTACGGGAAAGAAGCAGTTAAAGCCGCACTTACCATCGCCTTTAAAGACTTAAAATTCCACCGAATTGAAGCGCATATTAATATAGATAATATACCGTCTATGAAGCTAGCAGAAAGTGCCGGAATGGCATTTGAATGTAAAAGAAAAGGCTTTATTTATGAAAATGATGAATGGACAGACCATTTAGTTTACTATGTAAATGCTAATTAAAAAAAGACCAAATCACAGGATGATTTGGTCTTTTTTACTATTATCTTGCCTATTTTGAGTTAAGAAGGGCAGCTTAATGATTCATTACGTAATGTGATTAGCTAAATTATTAAAGGTTCATTCCCCGTCTCATTCAGGCTTTATAGGAAACGATAACGAGTTTATTTCTTAAGAGCAACTTCCAGGAGCTGAATTTTCTACTTTTGAGCCTGTTTCTCCTCTTAGAAGATCTCCACCGGTTGATTTAATAATATTATCTGTGACTGAATTTGAGATTGTCGACGCGACCATCTGTAATAAGTCGTTTACATCCACTTGGGACTGTTTGAACTCTTGAACAACAGGTAGTGAATCTAACTCTGCTTGAATTTTGTCAATTTTCTCTTCGACCATTTTCTGTGCTTCTACTTTTCCATATTGCTGAAAATTAACTGCTTGCTTTTGTAGACTTTTAATACTTGCAATTTTTTCACTGATTTTTTGATTGGCGTTAATTTGCGCTTCTGCTCGTTTAAAGAAATCTACTTCTTCTGTGTCGGAAATCATGTTTGCTAACTCACGTGCACGTGCGATAATATCTTCTTTAGTGTATTTTGTCATGTTATTCCACCTCAACCGCTTTTAGTTCTTCAATCATTTCTCCGTTTAAAGACCATGTTTTTGCATCCGTAATCTTCACTTTAACAAGTTTCCCAATGCTTGTTTTCGGCCCTTTAAAATTAACAAGCTTATTCTTTCTTGTATAGCCAGCCAAAATTTCAGGATTATTTTTACTTTCGCCTTCAACTAGGACTTCGAGTACTTGACCCGTATAGTCTTTCATCGCTTCTGCTGATAATTCGTTAACGAGAGCATTTAAGCGTTGTAGACGCTCCTTTTTCACTTCCATTGGTACATTATCTTTCATTTTCGCCGCTGGTGTTCCTTCACGTGGTGAATAAATAAAAGTATAAGCCGTTTCAAATCCTACTTCACGGTATAAAGAAAGAGTCTCTTCAAATTGTTCATCTGTTTCATTCGGATAGCCTACGATAATATCTGTCGTAAGTGCTACATCTGGGATTGCTGCCTTAATTTTTCGGACAAGCTCTAAGAACTGCTCCCTTGTATATTTACGAGCCATTATCTTTAATACGTCCGTTGAACCAGATTGAACTGGAAGGTGAATATGCTCAACAAGATTTCCCTTCTTCGCAAGAACTTCAATTAAATGATCATCAAAGTCACGTGGATGACTTGTTGTAAATCGAACGCGAGGAATATCTATTTTCCGCATTTCATCCATTAAATCTCCAAGACCGTACTCTATATCTTCAAAATCTTTCCCATAAGCATTCACGTTCTGACCTAGGAGCGTAATCTCTTGATAGCCTTGGGCTGCTAAATGACGAACCTCTTGAATGATTTCTTCTGGACGACGACTGCGCTCTTTCCCGCGCGTATATGGCACGATACAATACGTACAGAATTTATCACATCCATACATAATATTTACCCATGCTTTAATATTCCCACGACGTACTTTCGGCAGGTTTTCAATGACGTCTCCCTCTTTTGACCACACTTCTATAACCATTTCTTTCCCCATATACGCATCTTTTAAAATATGAGGTAAACGATGGATATTATGTGTACCGAAAATCATATCGACATGCTGATGTTTTTGAAGAATCTTATTCACAACGGATTCTTCCTGAGACATACAACCACATACACCGATTAGTAAATCTGGCTTTTCACGTTTTAACGCCTTTAAGTGACCGATTTCACCGAACACTTTATTTTCTGCATTTTCACGAATGGCACAAGTATTGAGAAGAATGACGTCTGCATCCTCTGTCCCATTTGTCGCTTCATATCCAAGCGCCATAAAAATACCCGCCATTACTTCCGTGTCATGCTCGTTCATTTGGCAACCGTATGTGCGGATGTAAAACTTTTTCCCATTCCCAAGTCCTTCAAACTCATCAGGAATAGTAAAGTCACTGTGATAGTTTACTTTTTCTTTTCCGCGTTTTTTTGCATCTTTTAAAGATGGCGGAGTGTAGACTGATTCAAAATATTTACTATAATCCTTTTCGGATTTTTTGTCCGAAGAATTATTCTCTTTTAATCTTTGACTTTCTAAACGCTGCTGTTCGTTCATGAAAATCCCCTTTCTAACAAGATGAACATGCAATTGGTTCAATGTATTTTCTAACTAAATGCATACTGAGTCTAAGTATACGCATTAGTATAGTATAAAGGTTTTTAAAGGATTTCTCAATATACAGGGTGGATGTTCACTAGTTTGACAAACGACAAGCATAAAACAGCCTGTCATTTTCTAGTGAAGATTAATAGTACTCCTTAGAAATCGGTACGTGGGAGTTAAACGAGTCAATACGTAATCTAATTGGAAAAAATAAGTATGATGAGATATTATTCACTCCAGATTTTATAAAAAAGAGAGAAATATGATCAGACTCAACAACCATTTTTTTAAAATGGAAGGAATGTATTATAGATGATATTATTTACAAAATTACAAAAAAACTATTAACCTATTACTAGAAATACGTAGAAAGAAAAGGTAACATTACTTTTAATAAAACCGCTACCATTACATGCTTAGCAAATAATTCAGCCATGATCGTTTCTTGAGGGAAGATACTTTGATTGATAAACGATAGGAAACCTTGATTATGTAAAATAAAAGAGACCCTTTTCTTACTAATAATTTCTAATCGATCATCATGGAATTGAGAAAGGAAGCTCTTTTTGAAAAAAAATAAACGATTATGGATGAGAACCATTATACTAGCAATCCTTTTAAGTGCCGTAATCTATACACTCTATGGCAATTTAGTAGGAAAGGATTCGAAGCAAGTAGTGCAAGTTAATGACAAGGCTCCTGATTTTATTCTTCCAAAATTGAATGGAGAGGAACTAAAGTTAAGCGAATTTCGTGGAAAGGCTGTATTATTAAATTTCTGGGGCAGTTGGTGCGCTCCATGTAAAAAGGAAATGCCCGTAATTCAAGACGCCTATGATCAATATAAAGACCAAAACGTTGAAGTAATCACGATCAATGTTAATGAATCTGAACTAACGGTAAAAAACTTTTTTGAAAAGAACAATTTATCCTTGCCTGTCGTGATGGACAAAGATAGTGAAGTATATGACGCATATGGGATATATGTTCTCCCAACATCATTTTTTCTTCATCCTGACGGTACTGTTAATCGAGTATACAAAGGAGAAATCACAAGGGAAAACATGAGCAAATGGATGAATGAAATACTGCCTGAACAATAGATCTTATGATTAGGTAGTAATAAAACAAGACCAACTTGTGAACAAGTTGGTCTTTTATGACTTAACATTATCAACTGGAAAATACGCTACATTTTGGGTCAACAAATATATTGCAACCATCATGACCACAATATAAATGAAAAGGAAGGCATCATAACGGCTATACGATTGTTGATAATAATAGGTTCTTTTTTCATTGGTGAACCCTTTTGCTTCCATTGCAGCCGCAATACGATGCGCTTTACGAATACTTTGAGATAGTAGCGGGATACTATATGTTTTCATCGTAAAAAAGATCCCCTTTTTCACATTCGCTCCTCTAACGTACATCGCATTTCGCAAAGTATTAAATTCTTCTACAAATGTGGGAAGAAGGCGGATTCCTGCCATAAAACTATAGGCAAAAGTGGGCTTAAGCTTCCACTGTTGCATCATTGAATAAAATAACAAGACAGGTCTTGTCGTAAAGACAAAGATCAATCCTAATAAACCAAAATTAATGGCTCGTAACCCGATATGAATTCCTCGATAAAAACTTTCTGCTGATATTGAGATTAGCCCCCATTCAAACCAAATGGTCTCTCCTTTACCAAACATAATCATTGATATAGATGAAGTAAAAAAGACAAATAAGAATGGAAGGAGAAAGAGACCAATCATCCATAACCGTTGCCCTGATAAGAAAATCAGTGTCCCTAGTAAGAAAAAGAGTATATTTAGCTGGACATTTGGATTATGAATAAAAAGGATGAA belongs to Bacillus spongiae and includes:
- a CDS encoding GNAT family protein codes for the protein MNQFEYTFETERLIVRPLKKEDYINWLNEFNNRLPSQSPHDDGKIDMSECTIDWFHQLVDKHQQLAMDDIAHVFGVFRKKDGVHVGMVDFSTLARMQFDWARIGYTIHNQYWQNGYGKEAVKAALTIAFKDLKFHRIEAHINIDNIPSMKLAESAGMAFECKRKGFIYENDEWTDHLVYYVNAN
- a CDS encoding RicAFT regulatory complex protein RicA family protein; translated protein: MTKYTKEDIIARARELANMISDTEEVDFFKRAEAQINANQKISEKIASIKSLQKQAVNFQQYGKVEAQKMVEEKIDKIQAELDSLPVVQEFKQSQVDVNDLLQMVASTISNSVTDNIIKSTGGDLLRGETGSKVENSAPGSCS
- the miaB gene encoding tRNA (N6-isopentenyl adenosine(37)-C2)-methylthiotransferase MiaB yields the protein MNEQQRLESQRLKENNSSDKKSEKDYSKYFESVYTPPSLKDAKKRGKEKVNYHSDFTIPDEFEGLGNGKKFYIRTYGCQMNEHDTEVMAGIFMALGYEATNGTEDADVILLNTCAIRENAENKVFGEIGHLKALKREKPDLLIGVCGCMSQEESVVNKILQKHQHVDMIFGTHNIHRLPHILKDAYMGKEMVIEVWSKEGDVIENLPKVRRGNIKAWVNIMYGCDKFCTYCIVPYTRGKERSRRPEEIIQEVRHLAAQGYQEITLLGQNVNAYGKDFEDIEYGLGDLMDEMRKIDIPRVRFTTSHPRDFDDHLIEVLAKKGNLVEHIHLPVQSGSTDVLKIMARKYTREQFLELVRKIKAAIPDVALTTDIIVGYPNETDEQFEETLSLYREVGFETAYTFIYSPREGTPAAKMKDNVPMEVKKERLQRLNALVNELSAEAMKDYTGQVLEVLVEGESKNNPEILAGYTRKNKLVNFKGPKTSIGKLVKVKITDAKTWSLNGEMIEELKAVEVE
- the resA gene encoding thiol-disulfide oxidoreductase ResA, which encodes MKKNKRLWMRTIILAILLSAVIYTLYGNLVGKDSKQVVQVNDKAPDFILPKLNGEELKLSEFRGKAVLLNFWGSWCAPCKKEMPVIQDAYDQYKDQNVEVITINVNESELTVKNFFEKNNLSLPVVMDKDSEVYDAYGIYVLPTSFFLHPDGTVNRVYKGEITRENMSKWMNEILPEQ
- a CDS encoding energy-coupling factor transporter transmembrane component T, with protein sequence MDWTHKKTWLHDSNPSFKLAVMIVLFFFILFIHNPNVQLNILFFLLGTLIFLSGQRLWMIGLFLLPFLFVFFTSSISMIMFGKGETIWFEWGLISISAESFYRGIHIGLRAINFGLLGLIFVFTTRPVLLFYSMMQQWKLKPTFAYSFMAGIRLLPTFVEEFNTLRNAMYVRGANVKKGIFFTMKTYSIPLLSQSIRKAHRIAAAMEAKGFTNEKRTYYYQQSYSRYDAFLFIYIVVMMVAIYLLTQNVAYFPVDNVKS